One Centroberyx gerrardi isolate f3 chromosome 2, fCenGer3.hap1.cur.20231027, whole genome shotgun sequence DNA window includes the following coding sequences:
- the LOC139920364 gene encoding coronin-1C-A-like — MLRRVVRQSKFRHVFGQAVRNDQSYDDIRVSRVTWDSSFCAVNPKFVAIIIEASGGGAFLVLPLQKTGRIDKVYPTVCGHTGQVLDIDWCPHNDLVIASGSEDCMVMVWQIPENGLDTPLSEPVVVLEGHSKRVGIVTWHPTARNVLLSAGCDNQIIIWNVGTGEAMINLEDMHPDVIFSVSWSRNGSLICTACKDKKLRVIDPRKEKIVAEKDKAHEGARPMRAIFLADGNIFTTGFSRMTERQLALWKPENMDEPISVQEMDTSNGVLLPFYDPDTSVVYLCGKGDSSIRYFEITDEAPYVHYLNTFSTKEPQRGMGYMPKRGLDVNKCEIARFYKLHERKCEPIIMTVPRKSDLFQDDLYPNTAGPDPALEAEAWFAGKNGDPILISLKDGYVPGKNRDLKVVKTNVLESKPATKAENSPIVQKQSSPQPSIKMEDKLEEVLREFKSLRDRVILQDRRITKLEEQVAKVAM, encoded by the exons ATGTTGAGGCGAGTTGTGCGACAGAGCAAGTTCCGTCATGTCTTTGGTCAAGCTGTGAGGAATGACCAGTCCTATGATGACATCCGCGTCTCCAGGGTCACATGGGACAGCTCCTTCTGTGCTGTCAACCCCAAGTTTGTTGCTATCATCATAGAGGCTAGTGGGGGTGGAGCCTTTCTTGTCCTCCCGCTACAAAAG ACTGGTCGTATAGACAAGGTTTACCCTACAGTGTGCGGTCACACAGGCCAAGTGCTGGACATTGACTGGTGTCCTCATAATGACCTCGTCATTGCCAGCGGCTCGGAGGACTGCATGGTCATG GTTTGGCAGATCCCTGAGAATGGGCTGGACACGCCCCTTTCAGAGCCCGTTGTGGTGTTGGAGGGTCACTCCAAGAGGGTCGGCATTGTGACTTGGCATCCCACAGCTCGCAACGTTCTCCTCAGTGCAG GGTGTGACAACCAGATCATCATTTGGAATGTGGGCACGGGAGAGGCCATGATCAACCTGGAGGACATGCACCCTGATGTCATCTTCAGTGTCAGCTGGAGCCGCAATGGCAGCCTCATTTGCACTGCCTGCAAGGACAAGAAGCTTCGCGTCATCGACCCCCGTAAGGAGAAGATTGTGGCG GAGAAGGACAAAGCCCACGAGGGAGCTCGGCCAATGAGAGCAATCTTTTTAGCAGACGGAAACATCTTCACCACTGGATTCAGCCGCATGACTGAGCGCCAGCTAGCCCTGTGGAAACCT GAAAACATGGACGAGCCAATATCTGTCCAAGAGATGGACACCAGCAATGGAGTCCTGCTGCCCTTCTACGACCCCGACACCAGTGTAGTGTACCTGTGTGGAAAG GGTGACAGCAGCATCCGGTACTTTGAGATCACAGATGAGGCGCCGTACGTCCACTACCTCAACACCTTTTCCACCAAGGAGCCCCAGAGGGGCATGGGATACATGCCCAAGAGAGGCCTGGACGTCAACAAATGCGAAATTGCTAG GTTTTACAAACTACATGAGAGAAAATGTGAGCCAATCATCATGACAGTGCCCCGTAAG TCGGATCTGTTCCAGGACGACCTGTACCCAAACACGGCGGGCCCTGATCCGGCCCTGGAAGCAGAGGCGTGGTTTGCCGGGAAGAATGGAGACCCCATCCTCATCTCACTCAAAGATGGCTACGTCCCTGGAAAGAACCGTGATCTCAAAGTGGTTAAGACAAACGTCCTGGAGAGCAAACCGGCCACAAAAGCTGAGAACTCCCCAATTGTCCAGAAGCAATCTTCTCCACAACCCTCAATA AAAATGGAGGATAAACTGGAAGAGGTACTGCGAGAGTTCAAGTCACTCAGGGACCGCGTCATCCTTCAAGACCGCCGAATCACCAAACTGGAAGAGCAAGTTGCCAAGGTTGCCATGTAA